The following nucleotide sequence is from Aptenodytes patagonicus chromosome 6, bAptPat1.pri.cur, whole genome shotgun sequence.
TGGTCTATGGTGGGGAAAGCAGAACACACTCCACAGTACTGGTGACCTTGTCCATCAAGCCCCAGCCTGTTCCTGCTCCTCTAGTGGCAGCAAGAGGCTGTTTACAGCTGTCTCCATCCTTTTCTCAAAGCTGTAGGTTGCTACCTAGCCCCTCTGATGCTGCAGCCATCTCATCTACCCCACCTTAAGCATTTCCAGCAGCCACAGGATATGCTAGCTTATCAAACTGCATCTCTTGAAAGACATTTTGTGCTCAGCTGTATGCTATCATCTGTGCTATATGGCCTGCTCTAAAACCCTCTGCTcgtttcctccctcttcccccgaGTCTTTGGGCTGCCTTGTGGCCTGGAGCACTTGCAAGCTCTGCGCTGCACCAAagccccatggcagggcaggTCACTGATGCTGGGAACTGCGTTTGGGACACATCTCCAGCTCCAAAGGCAGTGTCGGCCAGAGCCCTTTCATGCTGCAGAGCACACCAGTGTGGTTTGCCTGCATTGTACTTCagcacagaggctgctgctggtgttgcagaTCAGGGCCAATGAAAAGCAACCTGGGCATCAGCCATGCTAGCAAAGACATCTGCCTCGTGCAGTTAGTGAGCATAATGATGTGGCAGCTTCAGCCCTTGATGTAAGGTGTTTCCCTGCTGCTACTTACTGTAGTTCAGACAGGTTTTCATCGGGTGACAGCTATCGGCTTCCTcccgaggaggaggcagcaagcaGCAAGCCTCTGTTGGGAAACGCAGATCTAAGCACACAAGAACTGGGAGAGAGCTCTACGCAGGAGTCACATTAGTGTCTGCTAGTGCCCAAGACACTTACATATCCCCCCAGCAATTGAGTTATTTGTGTGTTTACCAGTTACTTCAGAACTGAAGTCTGATTTTGCAGGCGGTGCCTTCACCAGCTGACCACAAGGTTTGCATTGCTTGCAGAGGCAAATAATAACTGCTTAGCCAGGCACATTTAGTTATGGTGTCCCTTTCTACATCTCTGAAAGCTGTAGGATTTCACCAGCTCTCTCACCACTTTACTCTCCTGTTAGAGTGgtaaataacttattttaaattaaaaggttaAATTCTTTCCAAAGTGCATTTAGATGCAAGCAGAAATTCAGTGACATATACACAGAATCACCAGTTCAGAGAATTGTTCCATGTGCATGTCACATAGAGCCACTTTGCACAGGATGGGGTCTGGTGAAAGCTGATTTTTATCAGCCCATGAACTCACACTCTTCACACAAACAATACTCTTGCGAAACATCTAGGAGCCAGTGTGACAAAGGCTCAGTACCTACTAACATCTCACGGATTTCTCAGGGTGGCAGGATGCCTGCCTTGAGCAGGAACCATCTAATGCAGCCCTTAACGGCAAGTTCCTTGTTTTGCACTGGTGTTTCCTCTTTCAGGTATGTCTTTCTGCTTTACATCTACAGACTCGTACTCTCTCCTGGAATGAATGGGCTTAAAAACAGGTTAATCCTTCCACCCCCCCCATTCCCCTCCCAAGGAGGTGGAGAGCAGCATGCCTCACTCACTCCCTTAGGGTTTCAAGCATGCCTTTGGGACGCAGGAACTCAGATTCAGCTGTTTTCCTCAGCTTGGAGCAGGAGCTCCAGGTTCGCAAGGCAGCCCAAAGGCTCAGAAACCTGCCCAGTTAGAGCCAGAGCATGAGGATGTCTACCAAGTGACATCTGCTATACTCTTGCAGCTCTTCACCCCCTGTCTTCCAAGCCAGCAGAACTGGTAGAAAAGCTTTCGCTCGTGGGTTGTACTGGGCTTTAGCTTTGGTTGCTGCAATCTCTGCCTAGCTCAAAACCAAGCTAAGTGTAATTTTACCTCATTTGCACAGCCTGGCTTAAGGAATTAGTGTTCACATTGTCACAGGATGCCCCTGCTATCTATGGGGGCTCTTCTAACTGCTATTCCACCCCCCCATTCAAGATCCCCCTATTTAGTAAAGGCTGTCTACCATGTCCTATTGGAAGTGTATCTTGAGATATTTACTCATAAACTGAGTAAACATAAACAAAGTTTGACAAAGGACGCATCCCAGTTACAGGCTGAGAAAGCCAGCTTTGCAGACTCAAAATCACATTCAtaacaaagtaaatatttacttaaatatCCTTTTTTTATAGGAGTCATACATCTATTAAGAGGTAGGAGGAAAGTCTTACCATGTCTTTTCCCATTTCAGGTCTCAGAACATGATACAACATCTACACATCAGGACAATGAATGTGTCCAACAACTGCAGTGTCACAAATCTAGAACTGTATCACCATGTTCGTCTCATTGAATTTGTTCTGTataatctcattttcttttttggagcACTATTTAATGCCCTTGCCCTTTGGGTGTTCTTCTGCAAGATGAAGAAGTGGACAGAAACCAGGGTGTATGTAATCAATTTAGTCTTTGCAGACTGCTTCGTCATCTGCACCTTGCCTTCCATGGCTTATTTGCTCTGGAATAAGTCAACTCGAGATGAACTCTGCCAGTTTATAGAGGCAATGTATTTTGCCAACATGGTAGTGAGCATCTACATAATTTCATTTATCTCCATTGATCGATACATTGCCATAAAGCACCCCTTGAAAGCCAGGACCTTCAGGTCTCCATCAAAGGCTGCCCTTCTTTGTGGGCTTCTGTGGGTCTCTGTGATAATTGGTGTCACCTTACAGCTTTGGCAGAGACACGCTGATCTCTGCTTTCAGAAGGATACCACCGCGCCTGCTACTCTGAGcctgctttccattttcttcatttttactcttccattAGCAATCTTGACTTTTTGCTCCACAGAAGTAATCAGAAACCTTAAGAGACGTCTGAACGCAAATTCACCAGAGGAGAAATTAATCCAGAAAGCTGTTCACATTATTTATGCAAATCTGATTGTATTTCTAATATGTTTTCTGCCAGCCTACCTTGGGGTACTTGCCAGGTTCATAATGGAGAGCATTGGAGCTACCTGTTTCCTGCTCCAGGTTATGAAGAACTTCTCCTCCATGACAAGGTGTATTGCCACGTCCAACTGCTGCCTGGATAGCATCTGCTACTATTTTGTGACCAAGGAGTTCCGTGAAACCCTTCTACTGCCCAAACCCAGCACTGAAAAAACAGATCAAATCCACCCCTTGCAGGCACACACTTGctaaaggaaggagggaggggggcaggggggtacaaaaaccaccaaacccaaaaaaaccccacaacaactcTGTAACATCAAGAGAAGATACAGCTTCAGCATTATTGGGATAACTATTGCTCTTTCTCTCTAGGCAGATCTTTGTTAGGTTTAGCATTACTGTTAATTGCGATTTATACTCTGTGTTTCTATTAAACAAGTAAGTTATTTCACAGAGATGTGTAAAAGTGTGTATGTAATTGCTGGTTGTTAACCTGTCTCCATTCCACCCTCGAGCACCTACTTGTTACTCTTACAGGCAGACAGGTGACCCATGTATGTCTCCCTGTTTTAGTTCATTTTGCAGCTAAAGTCAATTGATCCTTATTGCTAACACATGCAAAAGAATATATCATGTTTTACCTCATTGTGTATTTCAGGTTGTTTGCATTATTAATCCagtttatttttatcatattcCTTTGGTGGTCTGGGGGGGGTTGTCAGGCGGTACCAGCATATTACTAAGTACATGGCCCTACAAAACAGCCTAGACTCTGCTGACTGTCCTTCCCCTTCAAGTCAATGGGTCAGATAGATGTGAAGGGAACACTCTTAGGATGAAAGCCAGACTTGTCCAGTGCCATAAAAGCACGAAGTCCAGGAGATTTCAGAGTCGAGTCCTCCTGCCGGCTCCCCTCCTGCTGCACTGCTGAGCCCTGGCACAGAGACACCTCCTTAAAGTAGCTATCcccaaggggctgctgctcccacCTGTGGGGAAGCCCTTTTAACTCTGTCTAGACCTTTGCCACCTGTGCATTGCTATTCCCTGGGTTTATGTTGTGGCACCAGGCTGGCCCCCAGGTTCACCCTCCCGGCCGCAGCTCAGTGTCAGAGTATCACCCCCCAGCTGAAACCCACAGCTGGACACAGCCgggtccagagggacctgggagATGGGTCAGGGGAGATGGGGAGTGGGTTGACCCTCTACATGTTATTCAAATGCTCCTTAGGACCAGGCTTTATTCTTTCTAAATACTGAAAAATCTCCAAAATGGCCTCCGAGCTCTGCCCAGGCAATGCTCAGAGTGCTCCAGGAGACAGTGTGGAGGAGTCTTCCCTGCCCACTTACACAGTTTCCTCTGTGACCTACATCTGCCTTCAGGAAGCTCACGGCTGCTACTCAATCTGCTGTTGTCACCTTTGAGACCGCGAGCTCAGGAGACATGAATTAATGGGACAAATCCTGAGGGAGTCAGAGTCTGGCTCCCGTCAGCTGGCCCGCAGCCAACAGACAGCAAAAGCCATGAAAATGACTATAAAATACCACTGAGGCATGTTCTTAAATATGTTTCTAAAGGTCCTGACACCTATGGTGTGCTCACTGCCACACCGGTATCTCTTGCCTGCACCCGGTTGGCAGTGACTGTCATTACCAGCTTGGGCTTTCCAGTGATGCTGATGAGCAGTGTCAGacacctggctgctttgcagaggACAAGCAGGCCCATAATGTCTGTCACCTTTCTTGTAAAGACACCGAAGAGAAGCATGCTGGGTCCCCTCGCCCTGGGCTCACTGTCATGCAGATGCACGAGCACCAGCATGCCCCCTCGGAAAGGCTATCAgccactgccctgctgcctgcctggggcatGTTCTGCAACCGTACCAGAGGCTGCACGGGCTGCTGTGCTCCCTGGGGGACCTTTTGCTGCCAGAAGGGTAATTTGCAACCATTatgggttttatttcagaaattatttgttttcccacaactgaaaatattaaattttagtTGCTAGTTTGTGTGAGATGAGTGGGTGGAGCACAGACTGGGTGGAAAAATTTATGGTGAAGCATTGAGCTGATGTGAGTAGAACAACAGAGGGCACCAGAGACTCAACCATCCCAAAAAGTAGGTCATAAATGAAGCACTTTTGGGGAACAAGAGTTCATTGCGGTGTTTCAGCGCTCCCAAGCTGTCAACAGCAGGCTCTTGAGCAGCTGTgccctgcacagagcagcacccTGTACCGGCACCTGTGGCCCTGACATATCTCCTCCCCTGCCAGGACACCCGCATCTAAACCGCAACCTTTCTGAGGACTAAACACACCTGACAGCCCCACAAGAAGCAGGTAATATCTTTCAATTCTTCCCACGCCAGCGCGTGGCAGTGGGCTCTGCTCAGTACTTCAGGGTGTGCTTTCTCCTCTTAACTGAACCACTAGCCAAGGCTGCGTGCTTGTTAACATACACGTCAATCCTCAGCTGTACACAgatgcctcagtttcctcctgCTTTCACAGCTGTTATACCTCACTGTTTTGCAGCCACATGTGTCATTCAGGGGGTGTCTTCATCCCTTGCTGCGGTTTCACGCTAGTGCTTCTTACCATGCCTCTTCTGTGAGTATGGAGACACCCGGCTCCAGGCACACTGCAGCACAGGACCTTGGGAACCGCCACCAGCTCTGTGCTTACATGGGGGATTCGATGTGGCTGGGATGCCTAGCGCAGACTGGAGGGCTCGGCTGCTCCTTGGGGCAGTGCTATGCATGCACAGTGGCTTTTTCACTGCGGGATGACTGCGGTAGGCTGGCAGGGAACTGCTGCAGGGTAGGTGGTATCACAGTACAGCCAAGGACCTGTGAGGCTGAAAGCCCAAGAGAGCCAGGACACTGGCTCTATGTTAGTTCCTCCATAAATTCCACCCTAAAAAAGACTGTATCCCTGTGGTTCAGTAATGCCATACCAGTTCCGGCGCTAGAGCAGGTGCTGCGCTTTCCTCCATGGTTGCCAGATCCATCTCCCAGTTTCAGACACTAAAAACAGTTCACTTAGTTCATGCAATTGGACATTTTCACTACATTTTAGATGTTGATGCTTAGAAGCTGCTGACTTATAAGGCAATGTATTTATAAGAGATTGTAGGAATCTGggcattttcctttcctgcctcaCTGTAAACACTTCCTTTATGAGCTTCAGACTAAGTCTGATTCATCTCCGCAGCCTCCTTGCTGGTAGCGGATGCCctgaaatttttaaaggaataccaGGAGATAGTCTAAGTTCTTGGATTTGTGTTTTCTGCTCTAGCAACATTTTGGCTTTCTATCTTTGAAGGTTGAGATCAGGCACGTGTGCTCACTTTCCCTTCTCTGGAGACCTGTTACCTGCTAGGGCTGGTGGTACCCATGCTGAGCTATTCCTCCCCAGCAACCCACAGCGAGAGGAGTGGGTTCGTGCTTgggggcagcctgcctgcagcaggcacccacccacccaccaccctgcAGCGGCattcccactgcccccaggagtAAAGCCACCTGAGCTACCTTTTACGGCTGGAAGGGCTCAAGTCCTGTGGAGGTTCACAGGCCTGGCAAGAGCCAGAGCAAACCCATGGGGTGgcttcagcagcaaagcaaggGCCTTGGAGGGCAAAGGGGGAATGCTGCCCGGCTCTGCTTTGGGCTGCCCTAAAGCCAGTGGCTCTCTGAtaaccacagcagcagcaaagataaGGGACCACAAAAATTATCATTCTGCTTTGCAGACCCTCTGCTGTTACCCAAACTGTGCAAACCAGGACTGGATGGAGGGCAAGGCAGGCTTAACCCCATAATATCTGCAAGAGAGGGTTGCCTCTGTGTTTTTGTGTTAGCTGGTGGCAAGTGACAGTATTACTTTGATGTCTGAGGGACAGACGGTGCTGATGAGCCACTGAGCCCCTCCAGGGGCTGCCTACATATGCAGTGCAGGGGTGTGAGGAGCCACAGAGCCATGAGAGCAGGGGCACTGCAGCAGGACCCAGCCCAGAGGACCTGTCCCTGAGCTCGGTCTCATGCCTGCACCCTTTTCTTGCAGAGACGGCCCAACATGGAGAACTGCACCAAAGACTACAACATGCTGCAGGATGGCATTGTGCTATTTCAACTTATCATCTACATCCCAGTGCTCTCTTTGGGGATCCCACTGAACATGATTGCCTTCTGGGTCTTCTGCTGCAAACTCAAGAGGTGGACCGAGACCAGGGTGTACATGATCAACCTCATGGTTGCAGACAGTtttctgctctttgccctgcCTTTCCTGATATATTTTACTATGTACAACCATCCCATAGACAAGCTGTGTTTCACCATACAGAACATCTATTTTACAAACATGCCTATGAGCATCCTTATCATCACCCTGATTGCAACTGATCGATACATTGCGATCAAGTTCCCTCTAAAAGCAAAGATTCTTCGATCCCCGCTGAAATCGGCTTCTATCTGTGGGTTTCTTTGGATAACGCTGATAATTTATTCCTACTTAGGTCCAAAATTTCATGAAAGAAAGGAACAATTCTGCCTTCAGAAACAATCTATTCAACCTAATTATTCATTGTTATTCTCCATTATCTTTGGGTATTTTATTCCCTTAGGGATTGTGGTTTTTTGCTCAGTACAAGTCATCAAATGTCTCAAAAAGAAGATGGCCAGGAGCCCTCATGACACAAAGTTAATCCAGAAAGCAATCCACATTGTTTCTGTGAATTTGTGTGTGTTCATTGTATGTTTTTCACCTTTCTACATCACACTGCTCTTGCGGTTTGCAGTGGATGTTGCTGGAGCTTGTTCTCTGCTCTCAGAAGTTAGAGCCTCTATTCAGATCTGTGCATGCTTAGCAAATTCTAACTGCTGTTTGGATGCATTTTGCTATTACTTTGCAGCCAAGGAATTTCCGgaatttccttctctgttcccCACTTGTATATCAATGAGGTCCAAGATGAAGCAA
It contains:
- the LOC143162596 gene encoding G-protein coupled receptor 35-like → MENCTKDYNMLQDGIVLFQLIIYIPVLSLGIPLNMIAFWVFCCKLKRWTETRVYMINLMVADSFLLFALPFLIYFTMYNHPIDKLCFTIQNIYFTNMPMSILIITLIATDRYIAIKFPLKAKILRSPLKSASICGFLWITLIIYSYLGPKFHERKEQFCLQKQSIQPNYSLLFSIIFGYFIPLGIVVFCSVQVIKCLKKKMARSPHDTKLIQKAIHIVSVNLCVFIVCFSPFYITLLLRFAVDVAGACSLLSEVRASIQICACLANSNCCLDAFCYYFAAKEFPEFPSLFPTCISMRSKMKQSQESQPPTAQVMTSTRCSAP
- the LOC143161526 gene encoding G-protein coupled receptor 35-like, encoding MNVSNNCSVTNLELYHHVRLIEFVLYNLIFFFGALFNALALWVFFCKMKKWTETRVYVINLVFADCFVICTLPSMAYLLWNKSTRDELCQFIEAMYFANMVVSIYIISFISIDRYIAIKHPLKARTFRSPSKAALLCGLLWVSVIIGVTLQLWQRHADLCFQKDTTAPATLSLLSIFFIFTLPLAILTFCSTEVIRNLKRRLNANSPEEKLIQKAVHIIYANLIVFLICFLPAYLGVLARFIMESIGATCFLLQVMKNFSSMTRCIATSNCCLDSICYYFVTKEFRETLLLPKPSTEKTDQIHPLQAHTC